ATAAATAAAAGTGAGAGATGAAGAATCTCTCACTTTAGCTAACTTTTGTATCAAGCTCACTTGAAAGTACTGTATAAACGGTTGTGTTTGAATGAATAGCGTCATAATGAACAAGTACAAAGGAGTTTTCATTTATAATCTTACCTGTCTTCAAGTAATGATCTAAATTAAATGGTAAAGTTTCTAACACAGTATGTTTAAATAAATCTTTTTCAGAGAACTGTTTTTTAGCAAATTCTTCTCCTAAAAGAAGAGGGTTTTCTAGAACTGAGTGATAGATCTTACTTCTTTCTTGTTTTGATAAAGTTTCACTCCACCAAGGCTTACGAGGTTTATAATTTTGGTTTCGTAAATAATCATACTTCATAAAGCCGCTGGCAATTGTTAACTCGTTTCTCTTATTGCTTCCAAGGAAATCATATAAGTGTTTATACAAATCTTCAAGTTGATGGCCAATTCTTGTCCATCCTTTTTCATCCCAATATGTCCCAAAATCCTGAAAGAAATCAAATGGGGTTTGGAAAAGATGTGTTACTAAATATTCAATGGTTTCATCCATTCGATGGTCATTCCAATATTTCTCCAACACATCTTCAAGGTGTTTGATTTTCGTAATATCATCAAAGGATAGAACATTATTTTTAAGAATTTCATACGGAGAATGATCCATATAAACATAGCCGTGATGTTCAGCACGAAGGCGTAATCCTGTGCCTCTAAGCATCTTTAAGAAACCTAGTTGAAGCTCTTCAGGACGAAGTTCAAATACGTCATTAAATGTTTTCTTAAATGAATCATAATTTTCCTCAGGCAGACCTGCAATTAGATCAAGATGCTGATCAATCTTTCCGCCTTCTTTTACCATTGTCACCGTTCTTGTTAGCTTATTAAAGTTTTGTTTTCTCATAACAAGTTCGTTTGTAGCATCATTTGTCGACTGAACACCAATTTCAAAACGGAACAAACCCTTTGGGGCATGATCATTTAAAAATTGGATAACTTCCGGTCTCATAATGTCTGCTGTAATCTCAAACTGAAAAACAGTACCTGGTTTATGCTCATCAATAAGAAATTGAAACATTTCCATTGCATAACTACGACTAATGTTAAAGGTACGATCAACAAATTTTATCGTTTTTGCACCATTCTCCATAAGAAAACGAATATCTTCTTTCACTTTTTCACGATCAAAATAACGAACTCCAACTTCAATGGAGGACAGGCAGAACTGACAGCTAAATGGACAACCACGACTTGTTTCAATATATGTTACGCGTTTTGAAAGGTGTTGGAGGTCTTCTTCAAAGCGAAATGGAGAAGGTAGAACCTTTAGGTCAACTTTGTTTCGTTGCGGTTTAATCTGCACCTTATTTTCCTCGCGGTAAGCTATCCCACTAACATTATCAAAGTTTTGTTCCCCATTTAATTCATCCAGTAGCTGCTTGAACGATTGCTCTCCTTCACCTATGATAATGAAATCAACCTCTGGAATTTTATCCATCCACTCTTTAGTATCGTAGGTAACTTCAGGGCCACCTAAAACAATAATCAAAGAAGGATTAATTTTCTTAAGCATTTTAATCACTTTTATTGTTTCTTCAATATTCCATATATAACAGCTAAAACCGATAATTTCAGGCTTCTTAGCGTGTAAATCTGTTACGATATTCATGGCAGGATCTTTTATTGTGTATTCTGCCAGTTCAACTTCGTATTCAGGTTGTGCATAGGCTTTTAAGTAACGGATTGATAAGCTTGTATGAATATACTTAGCATTAAGCGTCGATAAAACAGTTTTCATTTTATTTATACACCACTTCGATTATTTTATTTATATAAGCTAGTTGTACTTTTAATACAGTAAAACCAAGGAACAGATTCATTCCACAATTACTTATTGTATCATAAATAATTTTAAAAACGTATATGTGTCATGTGGGCATGTATCCATAGTATGGAAAAGTTCTTTTAAAAACAAACCTAAAAAGAACAAGCATAATACTTGTTCTTTAGGAAGTGTCTATTTAAGTGACAAGCTCTTTAAGTAATAATGAATTCCTGAAGGTTTCATCTCTATAAAGGGACTTGTTAATTCTTTTACAACCTTAGTTGATAAAATTGATGTTAAAAGTATAGATAATGTTGTTAGCAGAACTATACTTTGAAAATCTCCCATCCAATCTACGGCATGTGTGTTTCTCATATATTGAATGATAAAGCCATGTAACAGATAAACATAAAATGTTCTAGTGCCCCATTCCGTGAAAAAGGTCTGTTTTGTAGGAATCAATGCTAAAAAGCTAAGAGAAGTTACAAGAGTTAAACTGTAGAATCCTAACCGAATAAATGCACTGCCTATTGTCAGATCACCGAATTGTGCATATGACTTTGAGCCAAATAGCCATTCATAATCAAAATCAGCAAAGAAATAAGTAATAAAGGTAATAGATAATAGGAAGAATGCGACTCCTCTAACATGCACTCTTGTTATATAGTCAAAATGTTCTCTTTTTAGGTAAAAACCTAGTAAAAATAGGGGAAAGAACACGAATGTTCTAGATAGACTTAAGTAATTACTTATATCTTCTAAATACCCAACTGAAAGCCCGATAATAAAGGCAATCGCAAGCGACCATGTAGCGGAAAGCCTCGTTGCACCAAATAAAAAAAGATTCCAGAAAAACAAACTAACTAAAAACCATAAAGACCAGTGAGGGTCTAGTGGATCAAGAACATTTGCATTTTGTTTCTCAACAAAAAAGTAATATACCGAATAGATTCCTTGAAAAATAAGATAAGGAAGTATTAGTTTTTTAGCGATTTTGCTTACATATCCTTTTTTCTTAAACCCTTTTGCGAAATACCCTGAGATAAGGATAAACGCAGGCATATGGAAGGTATAGAGAAATTTATATATGGTCATCATGATTGGACTTTCATCTATAAACGGCCGGATAACATGACCAAAAACAACTAAAAAAATTAATAAGAATTTTGCATTATCAAAATAGCTAACACGATTTTTCATGCGCTCACCTTTCCTTCAGAAGTTATAAATCGTAAAACTATCCTTCTATTCCCAAATTTGATATACGTTTAAACGGTACCTTTGTATCATTTTCCAAAAAGTTTATCTGTAAGATTGCAGATAGACTCATTTTAGACAAGAATACATAGTTTCTTACATACTTGATATATAAGTTTTTTGATAAAAAAACCTTACTAAAGTATGTTTCGAATAAAGCTACTTCTTTTTTAGGGATGTAATAAAGCTGTCATCTATTTGTAAGATAGATGACAGCTTTTTCCTTTAAAACGAATAGTGTTGTCGAAATACCTTACTATATTACAGCCTTCACAGTAAAAAAGAAACATTTTCTATCATTTTGTAGATAGGTGAAGGACAATGCCATAACTTGTAGAATACATGATAGTAGAAAGTTCGTGATTAGGGGTGAAAAGATTGAAGCAAACGATGGAGGATCGCGAAATCGTTGCCTTAAAAGCACAATTGGCTCAAGTAGAAAAAGAGAATGAAATGCTTAAATTTAAATTGCTGCAGCATGAAAATATATTAGAGGGTGCACTAGATGCTGTTGCAATTTTTGATGAAAATATGAGATTTATAGATGTAAACTCCGCCGCATGTCATATGTTTCAATTGCAGAAAAAAGAGTTATGTAAACGAAATCTCTACGATTTTTTATCTCTTATTCCAAGTAATCAAATGAGACAGGTTATCGACGCTATTTATCATGATGATCCAGTTAAAAAAGAATTAATTGTAAAATTAGACAATGGACAGGTTAAATTTTTAGAAATCTCCTTACGCAAAAATGCAATAAACGGCTATGATCTTGCTATGATTAAAGATGTTTCATTTAAGAAAATGCTTGAACGTGAGCGTACAATTAATGAACAGCTTTTTAAAGATTTATTTCATCGAGCAGTGGATGGAATTGTTATTTTTGATCAAAAAGGTGACTTTATCGATGCAAATGGTTCTTTCTGTTCAAGCTTTGAAATAACGAAAATGCAGTTGAACTCTTTTGGACTAGAAGATTTTATTGATGAACAAGAGAAATATAGACTCGATAACTTGTGGAAAATGCTAAAAGAAAATGGAAGCGCAAAGGGCGAGCTTCCTGTAATCTTAAAAAATGGTAGTAAGAGGATCTTCGAGTTTACAACAACTTCAAACATTATTGACGGCTTTTACATGGCTATTATGAGGGACATTACAGAAAAAAGGTCGATGGAAATACAGCTATATAAAAGTGAAGAACGTTTTCGAGAGGTTTTTGAAAATGCGATAGATGCAATCATGATTTGGGATAAACATGGTCAAATTATGAAGGTGAATCAGGCAGCAAGCCGTACCTTTGAATTAAATGAAGCAGAGCTTGTTCTACGTAATATATTGGATTTTGTTGATCAAACCTCTCCAAGTTTTCTTAAAGTAAAAAAAGAATACTTTAATACAGGGGCAATAAGGGAAGAACTACTTTTTCATATGCCTAATGGCCAAAACAAAGAGCTTGAATTTACTTCTAAAATGGATATACTGGATGGTCATCATTTAACAATTTTCCGAAATGTTAGTGAACGAAAACGGATGGAAAAAATATTAAGGGAAAGTGAACATAAATTTCGCAGTATTTTTGATGGTGCAATGGATGGAATTATTTTATTTAACCACTCCTTTGAAATCATTGAAGCAAATGAAACAGCAAAAAAAATACTTAACTTAAAAACAGAGGATATCAAATCATCCAGAATATGCGATATTCTGTTTTCACACGCCCATGCAGACTCTGACTCCAAAACGTTAGAGTCATATGAAGAAAATATTCAAGAGATTATGTATACGAATGAAAATGGAGATGAAATCATCTTAGAGATTGCTCTTAAGAATCATATTAATGAAAATATGAATCTGGCTGTTTTTCGTGATGTAACAGAGAAAAGAGAGTTAGAGGAACAACTTAGAAAGTCAGATACATTAAATGTAGTTGGAGAACTAGCAGCGGGTATAGCCCATGAAATTCGTAATCCAATGACTGCATTAAAAGGATTTATTCAGCTGCTAGAGGGAAGTGTTAAAGAGGACTTTTCAATGTACTTTAATGTCATTACATCTGAGCTAAG
This Metabacillus endolithicus DNA region includes the following protein-coding sequences:
- a CDS encoding B12-binding domain-containing radical SAM protein; protein product: MKTVLSTLNAKYIHTSLSIRYLKAYAQPEYEVELAEYTIKDPAMNIVTDLHAKKPEIIGFSCYIWNIEETIKVIKMLKKINPSLIIVLGGPEVTYDTKEWMDKIPEVDFIIIGEGEQSFKQLLDELNGEQNFDNVSGIAYREENKVQIKPQRNKVDLKVLPSPFRFEEDLQHLSKRVTYIETSRGCPFSCQFCLSSIEVGVRYFDREKVKEDIRFLMENGAKTIKFVDRTFNISRSYAMEMFQFLIDEHKPGTVFQFEITADIMRPEVIQFLNDHAPKGLFRFEIGVQSTNDATNELVMRKQNFNKLTRTVTMVKEGGKIDQHLDLIAGLPEENYDSFKKTFNDVFELRPEELQLGFLKMLRGTGLRLRAEHHGYVYMDHSPYEILKNNVLSFDDITKIKHLEDVLEKYWNDHRMDETIEYLVTHLFQTPFDFFQDFGTYWDEKGWTRIGHQLEDLYKHLYDFLGSNKRNELTIASGFMKYDYLRNQNYKPRKPWWSETLSKQERSKIYHSVLENPLLLGEEFAKKQFSEKDLFKHTVLETLPFNLDHYLKTGKIINENSFVLVHYDAIHSNTTVYTVLSSELDTKVS
- a CDS encoding acyltransferase family protein yields the protein MKNRVSYFDNAKFLLIFLVVFGHVIRPFIDESPIMMTIYKFLYTFHMPAFILISGYFAKGFKKKGYVSKIAKKLILPYLIFQGIYSVYYFFVEKQNANVLDPLDPHWSLWFLVSLFFWNLFLFGATRLSATWSLAIAFIIGLSVGYLEDISNYLSLSRTFVFFPLFLLGFYLKREHFDYITRVHVRGVAFFLLSITFITYFFADFDYEWLFGSKSYAQFGDLTIGSAFIRLGFYSLTLVTSLSFLALIPTKQTFFTEWGTRTFYVYLLHGFIIQYMRNTHAVDWMGDFQSIVLLTTLSILLTSILSTKVVKELTSPFIEMKPSGIHYYLKSLSLK